Part of the Quercus lobata isolate SW786 chromosome 6, ValleyOak3.0 Primary Assembly, whole genome shotgun sequence genome, AGCTAAATAAATAAGCCTAGGAAATGTTTACTGATAATAGTTTtatcaataactttttattaacatgatttaaaaaaaattgaatagagagaaaatttaTTAACGTGATTTAAACTCTACtcaaactttttaaaggaattggtttaaaaaaattttttaagcaattttataattattaaccACTATGCATTAACTTCTAACTACCAAAACCCACAATTGAAATGCTAATCTGTATGAGATACCACTTCCAAAGATTAATATCTTagctattatatattatacgctgactttttttttttacttttttttttttttccaaaaagcaacgtttctctctctccttctaaAACAAAAGGATTATAATAAGAATTAGCTAGGCAGGGGTTAGACTACACCACCTCTTTTCtacaatatatgttaaatttagataatttttcatgcatatacacaCGCTACACAAAGGGATTATAACAAGAATTAACCAGACAGGGGTAAGACTACACCACCTCTTCTCTACAATAAATATTACattcaaatcaattttcatgcatatatacacacatgtaGCGTGCAACACACAAGacttaaattttaagtttaaacttAAACTTGGTAGGGTGAAACTCACTCAAGTTTCAATGTCTTCTTCCATGCTTtcgagaacaaaaattaaattctcatgtgACCATcatacaagcacttatacttgtagagtgaccatcacaTTAAGGTTGTGTGGTGAtagaatttttaaatgtttaataatttagatTGTTCTTAATTACTTAATTGAGCCTTAATTATTGTTTTGGATAGTTAACTATTAAATTCAAGggttttccatttaaatatatgtgattaattaagccttaaagttcaatgtattattgaaaatcattttatatatatatatatatatttaggtacctctaccatcttccattcaattatatatatatctgtatTTTATGATACTTTAatctcacacaacatgcattcattatgtaacttaaaagtaaaaatatttatttattttaagtaaattaataaaataattatttacatataaattttgattaagcTGTGCATCACACGACATAATGGTAGTTAAgatataaatttagaaaaagaataaagaataaacCTGTTTGTTTTCTCTATCACTTTGAGAGATGAAAGTGTGAGTATGAGTCtatttggatatcgcttattgttgaaaactgaaaactctgtagcaaaataatttttaaatgtgtgaatagtgccatgtGACCTAATTTTAAAGTCAAATTTGCTAAATTTCGTACTTGTAGGTCTCGAGAATAGTGTACAGGACCCACTGAATAAAACGCAAATGTAGACATAGGGGTTTTTCAGTGGAATCCAAACACTCACTATGTAACTAAAACCTAAACCAATTATTGTAGAAGATAATAAATGAGTACAAAAGTTTGAGCCTTAATTATTGTTTTGGATAGTTTTCAACCATTAAATTCAAggatttttcatttaaatatatgtgattaattAAGTCTTAAAGTTCAATGTATTATTgaaaatcattatatatatatatatatatatgtatgtatatattttaggTACCTCTACTATTTtccattcaattatatatatatatatatatatatatgtgtgtgtgtgtgtgtgtgtgcgcgcatTTTATAACGCTTTAATCTCAGACAACAtacattcattatataacttaaaagtaaaatattcatttaattttattattaattttaagtaaattaataaaataattatttatgtataaattttgattaagcCGTATGAcgcatatatgtatatatacatatatgcatatatacatatatgcaAACTCGggttcttgtatatatatatatatatatatatatgcaaaagtttatttatatatgtaaggacacgattttgtaacgaaccgtaacagtgttgggttcgcacataaaaaggcccaaacaatatcatttgtagaacatgggtttgaaaggctaggtctcggtcaccaggcggtgggtttttcgtgatatccgtacatggttaagtcgttctcgcccctggaatctttctcctggaggcgggctgggaggctttggtttttggccatttttcccagccaccGCTATGAATTAcctacttttccttttatactagcctgtgtttttttatccttcgtccacgtgtaggatcgacattccaagactgatacttgtcccatcagcccatacccggagtggttgggggtggttgaaaaagctggagagtatggctctgtcaggtgcagagtattgaatggcagtaagggcagctttccttgatcgttacactttccagcatacccttttctattggcacagatattttagattttttctcaagttgtttctataccatttttggtCTTTCTTCTTGTGAgatctcggacatgccgaggactgaatcatcctcggctgtgtcccaaggctATTTCGTACTTGTATTGCCGAGCCCGGGCCAtcaccttcctcggcttgggcctttggaccccaACGAGTAAATGGGCTTGgtccacaaattattgggccccacaatatatatttaaaaatctcATAAAATAGAACATTGAGCCGATCGAAAAACTCCAAAAGGCGCACTTCTTCAAATACGCTTCGCACACTTTTACCAACAGTGCTTTGATTGCCTCCCTTCCTCTAAATACTTAAAGCAACTATGTGCTTCAGTACGAAGTACCCAGAAGAAAATGAGTTCAAAATTAAGGAAGTTAATATCATATTGGAGATTATATTGATTTAATCAGCAGTAAAATATATTCGGATACTAGTAAATATCGGTGTACTGTTTCGAGTTTACcgttatatatattatttatatatttattagtcaaattttatataatttattaacaaaacttaATAGTCTTTTAAAATGTATGAAGATCTAGCCCTGTTTGATAGCTTAGTTTGAACACaattttgagcattttaaacaacattatatatatttttacacacattttcatcaacacatatataaaaaacactcaaacaatattactcaatCTCCTCTAATAAACACCCCTAATCACTACtgctaacattttttttttttttttttttttgagaatctaatcacTACTACTAACTAGTTTGCTACATCTCAATAATGTTTCcatctttttaataaaatgataatataataataatagaagtaCCAAGCCGTGTGATgtcaaaaagacaaaatttgaaaaagttaaCTTCAGTTTTTACTTTTAGCCCATTTAAACGTCATTCATTCACATTTATTAGGCTATCAGAGGCGGACAAAACAAGAATAATATACAGAGAAGAGAGAACATTTATGCTGGGACAAGGTGAAGAAGAAGCGGCTTTTATGTTGGGACAAAGGTAACGAAGAAGCGGTGGCAGGTTGGCAGTGAGTGATCGGCGCCGGGTTAGTGACTGGAGGATGACAGTGCAAGTGATTAATATAGCAGACAGCCAACATGGCCAGGTTAGTTCCCCAAATGTTCTGAGTGTTGTGAGTTTTGCatcctttaaatttttgtacctGGAGGCTGGGTTCTTGAAgtatttattgatttttggtTAAGTGATCTGattggtttgggtttgggtttttctcAAGTTGGTTCGACAGCCAAAATGGGCCAACTATCAAGCCCTCCCCGATAACCCAACTGTAAAAAATTGAGGTGCATTCGGTTTCATCTGATGGATCAATTAGCATCGGTGAGTTCATACTAAAGCCCACCAAACCCAGTATATAAGCACTCCTGGCGTAAACCCTATTCACAATTACAAATTCATAATCAAACTacgtctttctctctctctcaaatctccATCAAAAATCTCAGTCCCAATGGCGTCAGATTCCCTCCTTCTCGGCCCACCCCAGATCAACACCAAAAGCATCACCACTACCGCCATCGAGTCCTCAGTAGAAACCCTAAATCTTTCAACCCAAGAACCCACACTCGGCTTCACAGAAAACTGTTCGTTAACCTACGAAGCGACAGGAAACCCATGTTTAGATTTCTTTTTCCACGTTGTCCCCTCCACACCATCCTATGAAACCGTCGAGCGAGTCCAAAAAGCCTGGGCCTACCACCCTCTCACCACACTCAAACTCATCTGTAACCTCCGTGGCGTACGTGGCACTGGCAAATCCGACAAGCAACGGTTCTATACGGCGGCGCTTTGGCTCCATAAACACCACCCTAAAACCCTAGCCCTCAATGCTAGATCCTTCGCTGACTTCGGTTACTTCAAAGACCTCCTGGAAATTCTTTACCTAATTCTCGAAGGCGAGTCGGCACGCGAAATCGCCAAAAGAGAATGGGACCAGAGAAAAGCAGCCATGGGCATAGGCAGAAGAATGCAAGGCAGGGGGAGAGTCACAGGCAGAATGCGTTCTCTCGCGAGAAAACACCTcgcaaatatgaaaaaaaccGAGAAGAATAAGAACAAGAATAAGAAGACTTCAAAGTTGCCCAAGGAGTTGAGGGTTAAGCAGAATATCGCTAAAGTCAATCTCGAAAGAGAGCACGCAAGGACGATGAGGAAAGAACGGGTCTTGGCCATGGCCAAGAAAGCTTTCGAGAGGTATAACCGAGATCCGGATTATCGGTTCTTGCATGACGCTGTTTCCGATGTTTTTGCTGACATGTTGAAGGCTGATATGCAAGCTTTGAATGAAGGAAAGCATAGAGATATCAGTCTTGCAGCGAAATGGTGCCCTACGATTGACTCGGCCTACGACAAGTCCTTGTTGATATGCGAAAGCATTGCTAAACGGGTTTTCCCTAAAGAGTCTGACCCGGAATATCAAACCCTAGAAGATGCTCACTATGCTTATAGAGTCcgagataggttgagaaagcaagttttggtcccactccataAGGTTCTGGAACTCCCCGAAGTGTATATGAGTGCAAATATGTGGGAAACCTTGCCTTACAACCGTGTACCTTCGGTGGCAATGAAGAATTACAAGGAACTCTTTCTGAAACACGACAACAAGCGATTCCAGGAGTACCTCGAAAGCGTGAAGCATGGTGAGGCAACAATCGCGGCGGGTGCGTTGCTCCCACATGAGATTATCGCTTCGTTGAATGACGGCGATGGAGGACAGGTGGCGGAGCTTCAGTGGAAGAGAATGGTGGATGACTTGTTGAAGAAGGGCAAGCTGAGTAACTGCATTGCGGTTTGTGACGTGTCGGGGAGTATGAATGGTCAACCTATGAATGTTTGTGTGGCTCTAGGGTTGATGATCTCGGAGCTTAGTGAGGACCCATGGAAAGGTCAAGTGATAACTTTTGACACCAACCCTACCATTCAAATGGTTCAAGGAGATAGCCTGAGTGAAAAGACTCAGTTTATTAGAAATATGCAGTGGGGTGGGAGCACCAACTTTCAGGCTGTGTTTGATCAGATTCTGGATGTGGCTGTTCAAGCAGACTTGACTGAGGACCAACTTATACAAAAAGTGTTTGTTTTCAGTGATATGGAGTTTGACCAAGCATCCGGGCATTATGAGTATGGTGGTTATTACGGTATGGATGATGATTCTTCGGATATGGATAGTGACGAGTCGGAGAGCGATGTGAATGAGAGGAGTCAGAGGCGGAATGAGGCTAGACAACAGCGAGAGAGAGAGGCTAGGCTGAGGAGGTCAGGGTGGGAAACTGACTATGAGGTTATACAGAGAAAGTTTAGGGAGAAGGGGTACAATAAGGTGCCTGAGATTGTGTTTTGGAACCTTAGGAACTCTAAGGCCACTCCTGTTCCATCCGATCAGAGTGGGGTGGCTCTGGTGAGTGGGTTTTCTAAGAATTTGGTCAAGTTGTTCTTGGAAAATGGTGGGATTATCAACCCTGTTGCTGTCATGCATGAAGCTATCTCTAGAGAGATGTACCAGAAGCTTGCAATCTATGATTAATGTCCATGACTTTTTTAGGAGCTTTTTTAAGTAGTAGTTGTTCATGTTAATTTTCCTATTTTCATctttaatgaaataaattttgcaATAATTTTGACTATGGTTCATTGGAATTATCTGTTTATGATTCGGTAATCCCTTTTTGTGATCATTCTTGGCTATGATGTGATTAATTGTTGAATTGCCCGTACGTTCCTTTTAAATATGCAGTAGCTTATTCATTGCTGGATTTGCTTGTTAGATGTTTGACTTTCTTGAGACTAAATTATATTTCTGATCAGTCTATTTTAAAACTGGACTAAGAAATTCTGATGATTTTTGGTTATGTTCATTTGGTTGTGGAAAGGAATTATGGAGATATCTTGTGCTAGATTACAAAGTTGCAACAGGTGACACAACTGATGGTGGCCTTGCCATTGACTATTGAGaagaaaaggtttttttttgtcttaCGTCAGTGGATTGATTGGTTTAATGGTGTCAAGTTGTAGTTATACTTAAGCCGGgcgttttcttttttgttcctgCTGGATGATAACATATTATTTGGAGAAAATCCTTTGTTACTTCATTTATGAAAATCTACAGCCAAAGGTTagtaatttcttcttttgctaGAAATTCTTGAAAAGAAGTTTCATATATATGTGGCTGGGGCagattttgaatatatatatatgttattcaAGAAGAAAATTACAGCTTCAATTGTATATAATGTTTGGCTTATAAGGAATTGAGAGTCATCTGTTGAAGGAATTATTTTCAACTTTCTCTTAGATCTTCTGATTgatttgcttgtattttttttaaaggtgctTTATGCACATCAACGTGAGCATAGAGTAGCCCTACtcatgttcaataaaaattctattacttatcaaaaacaaaacataactgAGTTGGAACAATCATTAGCAGCTAAGTATGGTCATAACTAAACATGAAagagaaagggggggggggtggagggAGGTGCCTTATAGGATCAGTACTGGGTTCTGGTCTCACCTAAGTAGGGTCCTAAGATGAATGATTTGGATattctattttacaaatttatccACGAATAAATAAGCACACAGATTATATAACTGTTTTTATAACGAACAATAAGTTGTACAGTCAATTACAGAACCATGTTTcacaaaatgataataatattaactttatattattgatttctgtcaaataaaaaatagtggaATAGGAAGCACAACATTCTTCTACCATATTAGTAGTGTATACACCTCCTCACGTTATTACCTAATTCCATATAATCAAGAGCTTTGTAGCTTAGTTGCATTGCTCAGTTCTCCCATGAAGGAGAACTTGGGTTTGAATCAGAACCAGGATTTGAATCTTTCTCACCACTTCATTTAAGAAacacgcaaaaaaaaaaaaaaaaaaaaaaaaaacactaattgcACATAACAAGGGAAAGGCTACCATAATATTAAACTTCACATTCTTATACATTAAAAATTTGCATGGAATTTGCAGTTATCAGTGGCTTCCACCATattacactattttttttatcttacaaAGCCACCAATTCATTATACCAATGAGTGCACAGGCAAACTCATTATACATATTATTTGGAGAAAATCCTTTGTTACTTCATTTATGAAAATCTACAGCCAAAGGTTagtaatttcttcttttgctagaaattcttttggtttttttttgatACACTTTTGCTAGAAATTCTTGAAAAGAAGTTTCATATATATGTGGCTGGGGCAgattttgaatatatatgttattcaagaagaaaattacagcttcaattatatataatgtttgGTTTATAAGGAAGTGAGAGTCATCTGTTGAAGGAATTAGGGACGAGATTAAAACTGTCAAAAAGATGAATGCATTATGAGGACAACAAATTGAACTTGCCTACATTGCAATATTATCATAGGAGGTAGCTCAAACTATACTATTCTTGCCTTAAAcaaattgttttatattttgcttcttttgtgACCTTCACAATTTTGCTGATCACTTACATTGTTGCTGTTGGTTCATTAGATTCTAATTTAATTGATCCTTCTTGTGATCAATTCCATTGCTTTACGTTCAGTACAGTCTGTATTaacaaaagtttatttttttagaagaataaaaGTTTATTACATAtggatactttttttttggagaaaaaagagaaggtgTTTACTTTAAACTTAAGGACAAAACTTATATACAATACCTTAGGTGTTGTTTCTTAGGTTCctcttttaagattttattatgtggctacttaacttaaaaatacacttccattaATGTGAAAAAAGCCACATGATAGAATCTTAAGAGAAACCTAAGGAATAACacttaagtactgtacctaagtcttgctctaAACTTAAATACTTATTAccttatttacaattttttttttaactttatccaaaaacaTTTTTGGTAAATCTGTATGAACAATAATTATCTAAAAAGTCACGTGTAAAGAGAAAGATTCTGTTGTTGAATATGTTGCTGTTTTTTTTACAAgtattatgtgtttttttttttttttttttttttacacagtaatataatttaaattaaaaatttacataccaaaatagtattttactcTAACAAAAACATCATTCAAATGCATACTTAAGCTATTTTTATATGTGATTCAACTTTGTTttatgtgttatatatatatatatatatatatattctcttttcttcttttatagaaTTATTGAATTATGAACTTAAGGATTCATGTATGATTTagctcattttttattattatatttgagtgttttctttgttattttatttgtatagagagaaaataaagattagaagatattttaaagttttctttttaaatgtgaAGAAAATATGGTTCATACCATATTGATATGACTTATCAAAGACCAATAGTAAGAGTTACTTATCAAAGCTTTGAGAAGTGAAGAGGagtttctttgttttctagGAATTTGCTTTCCTCTGCAAAATTGTCTATAAATACCTTcaactatatttatttttttagggtaaattccaTTTATATTTCCTGAGGTTCGGACTAATGCAAACTAagttcaaaactttttaaaactaaccaatttggtccctaaagccaatttagtccataaaacagttgagaaaaaataactaactgtTTTTAGGGACTAAGTTATATTTCTGATCAGTCTATTTTAAAACTAGACTAAGAAATTCTGATGATTTTTGGTTATGTTCATTTGGTTGTGGAAAGGAATTATGGAGATATCATGTGCTAGATTACAAATTTGCAACAGGTGACACAACTGATGGTGGCCTTGCCATTGACTATTGAGAAGAAATGGTTTTTTTGGCTTACGTCAGTGGATGGATTGGTTTAATGGTGTCAAGTTGTAGTTTTACTTAAGCCGGgcgttttcttttttgttcctgCTGGATGATAACATATTATTTGGAGAAAATCCTTTGTTACTTCATTTATGAAAATCTACAGCCAAAGGTTagtaatttcttcttttgctagatttttttttttttgggttttgatacaCTTTTGCTTGAAATTCTTCATATATACGTGGCTGGGGCAgattttgaatatatatgttattcaagaagaaaatgacagcttcaattatatataatgtttgGCTTATAAGGAATTGAGAGTCATCTGTTGAAGGAATTAGGGATGAGATTAAAAACTGTCAAAAAGATGAATGCATTATGAGGACAACAAATTGTACTTGCCTACTTTGCAATATTATCATAGGAGGTAGCTCTCTCTCACCAGTTCTCGAACCTATGGACCTGATACTTGGTATAAGTATCAAATTAACCCAATGAGCTTCTAAGAGAACCGGTCATAGGAGGTAGCTCAAACCATATTATTCTTGCCTTAAAcaaattgttttatattttgcttcttttgtgACCTTCACAATTTTGCTGATCACTtacattgttgttgttggttcaTTAGATTCTAATTTAATTGATCCTTCTTGTGATCAATTCCATGGCTTTACGTTCAGTACAGTCTGTACTAACAAGGACTTGTACTGTTAATTTGCATATATTAATCGTGTAATTGTTCCATGTCAAAAAAATAGTGTAATACTTTCCACTTGAATGCAAAACTAATGAATCTTGAAGTTATAGTAATTGGCTATTTTATTTTCGCTGGGTGTCACTTCATTGTAtacttttctaaaaaaaataaaaattcttttaccacTAAAAAATGTAATGAAAGATATGTAGTTTATATTCTTCCAGCAAGTAATGTTACAGGGAtggataataaatttttttgaatttgtaactGCTAGTTTCTATTCATCTGATGTTGCTAGTTTTCTTAAGATACCAAGTGTTATTTTGTTGTCTTACTCTATAGCTCTTTGAGTTAATGATGATTTATAATGGCTTTGTGATATACTGATAGTCATATTGTTTACTACAATTAGGGATCCAAGGTTCCCATATTTAGGATTAGAGCATTCGCATTGGGTCTGTgaaatgccaaatgtaaggaAAATTTGGCATTTCGGGCTCAAAATTGCTCAGCATCCGAAATTGTATATGTAaactattgtaaaaaaatttgcaattgtgctACAATGCTTTTTGGGCCCGAAATTTTACACtgttagaattgcactgtagcacaattgcaaatttttttgcaatagtgtaCATAGACAATTTCGGATGCTGAGCAATTTTGGGCCCGAAATTTTGCACTGTAGCAATTGCTTAGCAATTttgcactgtagctcaattgtaaaaataaaaatattattttattcattttctctctcatctaCTCTAACTCTCCCACTCTCTCAACTTTGTCCTcctcgtctctctctcttttagatttctccctctccctttcCTCTCTCTCAGTGCTATTTGCTCTGATGGGTTCGATGTGGCTTCAATGGGTTTGCTCCAATGTGGGTGTGGTTTGCTCCGATCGGTGTATCATGGGTCAGGTGGTGGATCGGGGTGGTGGGCCATGGGTTATGGGTtatgggttttggatttgggttgatCTGGGCGTGACAGAGCTGGGTGTTGATCTGGGTTGATCTGGGCGTGGATTGGAGATTTTGGATTTGGGTGTTGATTTTTGAATGGGGGTTGGTGTGACGGAGCTGggtgttgattttgggtttgaggTTGGTGTGGATCGGCAGAGATCGAAGATcgtggtggtggtgtgggt contains:
- the LOC115950530 gene encoding uncharacterized protein LOC115950530 yields the protein MASDSLLLGPPQINTKSITTTAIESSVETLNLSTQEPTLGFTENCSLTYEATGNPCLDFFFHVVPSTPSYETVERVQKAWAYHPLTTLKLICNLRGVRGTGKSDKQRFYTAALWLHKHHPKTLALNARSFADFGYFKDLLEILYLILEGESAREIAKREWDQRKAAMGIGRRMQGRGRVTGRMRSLARKHLANMKKTEKNKNKNKKTSKLPKELRVKQNIAKVNLEREHARTMRKERVLAMAKKAFERYNRDPDYRFLHDAVSDVFADMLKADMQALNEGKHRDISLAAKWCPTIDSAYDKSLLICESIAKRVFPKESDPEYQTLEDAHYAYRVRDRLRKQVLVPLHKVLELPEVYMSANMWETLPYNRVPSVAMKNYKELFLKHDNKRFQEYLESVKHGEATIAAGALLPHEIIASLNDGDGGQVAELQWKRMVDDLLKKGKLSNCIAVCDVSGSMNGQPMNVCVALGLMISELSEDPWKGQVITFDTNPTIQMVQGDSLSEKTQFIRNMQWGGSTNFQAVFDQILDVAVQADLTEDQLIQKVFVFSDMEFDQASGHYEYGGYYGMDDDSSDMDSDESESDVNERSQRRNEARQQREREARLRRSGWETDYEVIQRKFREKGYNKVPEIVFWNLRNSKATPVPSDQSGVALVSGFSKNLVKLFLENGGIINPVAVMHEAISREMYQKLAIYD